A genomic region of Methanobrevibacter boviskoreani JH1 contains the following coding sequences:
- a CDS encoding DUF169 domain-containing protein → MDSKIANLLGCSFKPIVLVKTNEKPDGAIGPKSNKGRSCIMSYLNKVIFDRQTVVFEKNTTSCNGGLTGLGFGNGFKEGEPGIDIYASFLSTGLKDAKDKKNYQKFCSEKPPAVRDMFECGERIYSNYNQAYEFMDKKVPIYNNPEKYVVFKPFEDLKDEEIADSIIFIVNPMELSVLLQFDTSLRDEVNHVMTPQSSACQSIGIYVFDEAEKEDSHGVLGLLDLAGRRAMKEPIKSQYFTFAIPWKLYLKYLDNMECSYLDGPVWKSMRK, encoded by the coding sequence ATGGATTCTAAGATTGCAAATTTATTGGGATGTAGTTTTAAACCTATTGTACTTGTTAAAACCAATGAAAAACCTGATGGTGCTATAGGGCCTAAATCAAATAAGGGAAGATCCTGTATAATGAGCTATTTAAATAAAGTTATATTTGATAGGCAAACGGTTGTTTTTGAAAAGAATACTACCTCCTGTAATGGGGGACTTACTGGTTTAGGTTTTGGTAATGGTTTTAAGGAAGGTGAACCAGGTATAGATATTTATGCATCATTCTTATCAACAGGTCTTAAGGATGCAAAAGATAAAAAGAACTATCAAAAATTCTGTAGCGAAAAACCGCCTGCTGTACGTGATATGTTTGAATGTGGTGAGAGAATATATTCCAATTATAATCAGGCATATGAATTTATGGATAAAAAGGTTCCAATATATAATAACCCGGAAAAATATGTTGTATTTAAACCCTTTGAAGATTTAAAAGATGAAGAAATAGCTGATTCGATTATATTTATTGTAAATCCTATGGAACTGTCAGTTCTGCTCCAATTTGATACTTCTTTAAGGGATGAAGTTAATCATGTCATGACTCCTCAAAGTTCTGCATGTCAATCAATTGGAATCTATGTATTTGATGAGGCAGAAAAGGAAGACTCTCATGGAGTCTTAGGTCTACTTGATCTGGCTGGACGACGTGCCATGAAGGAACCTATAAAAAGTCAATACTTTACTTTTGCCATTCCATGGAAATTATACTTAAAATATCTTGATAATATGGAATGTTCTTATTTGGACGGTCCCGTTTGGAAAAGTATGAGGAAATAA
- a CDS encoding carbon-nitrogen hydrolase family protein has translation MVNLKVGLCQINVVDDKDKNIENAISMIKEACKRDVDLAILPEMFNCPYENSKFIEYAEEKDDSKTLRAIGKTAKEEDVYILAGSIPEKINDRIYNSSYFFDNTGNIIGNHKKMHLFDIDVKGQISFKESDTLSPGDSFNIVNTPFGKIGLGICYDIRFVELARILTLEGADILIYPGAFNLTTGPAHWETLFKSRALDNQVYTIGVAPALNKDANYNSFGHSLVASPWGDIISECGYEEELKIVDIDLDKIETVREEIPVLKNRRRDLYEINKRK, from the coding sequence ATGGTAAACTTAAAAGTCGGACTTTGTCAAATCAATGTAGTGGATGATAAAGACAAGAATATTGAAAATGCAATATCCATGATTAAGGAGGCCTGTAAGAGGGATGTAGACCTTGCAATACTGCCAGAGATGTTTAACTGTCCATATGAAAACAGCAAATTTATTGAGTATGCTGAGGAAAAGGATGACAGTAAAACGCTTAGGGCCATTGGTAAAACAGCCAAAGAGGAAGATGTCTACATTTTAGCGGGGTCAATTCCTGAAAAGATCAATGATAGAATATACAATAGCAGTTATTTCTTTGACAACACAGGCAACATTATAGGGAACCACAAAAAGATGCATTTATTTGACATTGATGTCAAAGGTCAGATATCATTTAAGGAATCAGATACATTAAGTCCGGGAGATAGTTTTAATATAGTTAACACGCCATTTGGAAAAATTGGACTTGGAATATGCTATGACATACGTTTTGTAGAACTTGCACGTATACTTACCCTTGAGGGGGCAGACATTCTTATTTATCCTGGAGCATTTAATCTAACAACAGGACCTGCACACTGGGAAACTCTTTTTAAATCAAGGGCATTAGATAATCAGGTCTATACAATTGGTGTTGCACCGGCATTAAACAAAGATGCCAATTATAATTCCTTTGGACATTCACTTGTAGCAAGTCCCTGGGGAGATATAATAAGTGAATGTGGATATGAAGAGGAGTTAAAAATAGTGGATATTGATTTAGATAAAATCGAAACCGTAAGAGAAGAGATTCCTGTTTTAAAAAATAGACGTAGGGACCTATATGAAATAAATAAAAGGAAGTAG
- a CDS encoding zinc-ribbon domain-containing protein, which produces MKRCKHCGTVNEDWARYCNYCGNPLNEENPDEFNKENSFNQADTLYPEDHHNLILISYILAIIFGWGWIPLLLISSLSNIGVFGFFGLFLPFYLINSPNKNLRKHGYIQLVICVVGFVISVLLMLSMFRIR; this is translated from the coding sequence ATGAAAAGATGTAAGCATTGTGGTACAGTAAATGAGGACTGGGCAAGATATTGCAATTACTGTGGAAACCCATTAAATGAAGAAAATCCAGATGAATTTAACAAAGAAAATAGTTTCAATCAAGCAGATACCCTTTATCCGGAAGACCACCACAATCTTATTTTAATAAGTTATATTTTAGCTATCATATTTGGATGGGGCTGGATTCCACTACTCCTAATTAGTTCATTAAGTAATATTGGTGTCTTTGGTTTCTTCGGATTGTTTTTACCATTTTATTTAATTAATTCACCTAATAAAAACCTTAGAAAACATGGATATATACAACTTGTTATATGTGTTGTGGGATTTGTCATATCCGTCCTTTTAATGTTATCCATGTTTAGAATCAGATAG
- the nucS gene encoding endonuclease NucS, whose translation MNYKTIEEPNTEETYDLIEAGLRKKAMITLFTYCKVEYEGRALSQLGYGERMILIKPDGSFLVHQDRKVEPVNWQPPKSKTRVFIRDGKVIIESNRRTPKERLEVLIEKTFIGTYAVVEDYEELEQAGYEKDMGDMIMENPHIIEEGFKPTDREYNVEHGFIDILGKDSDGNLMILELKSRKIGISAVKQIKRYIDDLTNTENRSLRLGVEKKKIRGLLVGPKIDEDAKEMIEEEGIEFVECEPPKELKRDKKTTLDSFL comes from the coding sequence ATGAATTATAAAACTATTGAAGAACCTAATACAGAAGAAACCTATGATTTAATTGAGGCAGGTCTTCGTAAAAAAGCCATGATAACTTTGTTTACCTACTGTAAAGTTGAATATGAGGGAAGGGCACTTAGTCAACTTGGATATGGTGAACGTATGATTCTAATAAAACCTGACGGATCATTTCTAGTACACCAGGATAGAAAGGTCGAACCTGTAAATTGGCAGCCACCTAAATCAAAAACAAGAGTATTTATTCGGGACGGCAAAGTCATAATAGAAAGCAATCGTAGAACCCCTAAGGAAAGATTAGAGGTTTTGATTGAAAAAACATTTATCGGAACCTATGCGGTTGTCGAGGATTATGAGGAACTTGAACAGGCAGGTTATGAGAAGGACATGGGGGATATGATCATGGAAAATCCCCATATCATTGAGGAAGGATTTAAACCAACAGACAGGGAATACAATGTCGAACATGGTTTTATTGATATTCTTGGAAAAGATTCCGATGGAAATCTAATGATTCTTGAATTAAAATCTCGTAAAATTGGAATAAGTGCCGTAAAACAGATAAAGAGATATATTGATGATTTAACCAATACAGAAAATAGATCCCTTAGACTTGGAGTTGAGAAGAAAAAAATAAGAGGCCTTCTTGTAGGACCTAAAATCGATGAGGATGCAAAGGAAATGATTGAAGAGGAAGGTATTGAATTTGTAGAATGTGAACCTCCAAAGGAATTAAAAAGGGATAAAAAAACAACATTAGATAGTTTCTTATAA
- a CDS encoding alpha/beta fold hydrolase: protein MFKDIDFDKAEYFTLDKFQFLNGETLEDVDVEYITIGTPIYDGEGNITNAVIYCHGSDGDYGSIRRIENITGPGEVFDTDKLFFISLSALGSPRSLSPSMTDLKGDFPHYTILDMVDFQREFLMEKFNIEHVKGIIGNSMGGFTALTWASYYPDTVDFVISLVSSYKVGGHNYALSRIMDDIVKTCPDYNNGDYIETEELNRTFRLANEIMFNYGFSRQHYRNRTNMEIDQDIEDMLADESLDDINDIVYRNEATLDYDIGDRLKDIAARVLIIAINQDQYFPPELDAIPMDKMIRDSKLVIFDSINGHIGSRELDKVEDDIKEFMSQFY, encoded by the coding sequence TTGTTTAAGGATATTGATTTTGATAAGGCAGAATATTTCACGTTGGATAAGTTTCAATTTTTAAATGGTGAAACACTTGAAGATGTTGATGTGGAATATATCACAATAGGCACTCCAATATATGATGGGGAAGGTAATATCACTAATGCGGTAATTTATTGCCATGGCTCCGATGGGGATTATGGTTCAATAAGGCGTATTGAAAATATCACTGGCCCCGGGGAGGTATTTGATACTGATAAACTATTTTTCATATCATTAAGTGCTTTAGGTTCTCCGAGATCTCTTTCACCATCAATGACAGATTTAAAAGGTGACTTTCCCCATTATACGATTTTGGATATGGTTGATTTTCAAAGGGAATTTTTAATGGAAAAATTCAATATTGAACATGTTAAAGGCATAATTGGAAATTCGATGGGCGGTTTTACGGCTTTGACATGGGCATCATATTATCCTGATACGGTGGACTTCGTCATTTCCCTTGTAAGCAGTTACAAGGTAGGGGGCCATAACTATGCCCTTTCACGTATAATGGACGACATTGTAAAGACATGTCCTGATTACAATAATGGAGACTATATTGAAACCGAGGAATTAAATAGGACATTTAGACTTGCAAATGAAATAATGTTTAATTATGGTTTTTCAAGACAGCACTACAGAAACAGAACCAACATGGAAATAGATCAGGACATTGAGGACATGCTTGCCGATGAGAGTCTTGATGATATTAATGACATTGTTTATAGAAATGAGGCTACCTTGGATTATGATATTGGAGATAGATTAAAGGATATTGCGGCTAGGGTTTTAATTATTGCGATTAATCAGGATCAATATTTCCCACCGGAATTAGATGCAATACCTATGGATAAAATGATTAGGGATTCAAAACTTGTAATTTTTGATTCAATCAATGGCCATATCGGATCCCGTGAACTGGATAAAGTTGAGGATGACATTAAAGAATTCATGTCTCAGTTCTATTAA
- a CDS encoding DUF5750 family protein, whose protein sequence is MAVNITNYGTLEKNRNFIVYTVSNLDDRSLKYLSENLEDEHTVEDGKLVITMYFTDKYYPFISDLAHYRFDDFKAREEIEMLVYLSGFLEDIL, encoded by the coding sequence ATGGCTGTAAATATTACAAACTATGGTACTTTAGAAAAAAATAGGAACTTTATAGTTTATACGGTATCCAATCTTGATGATAGGTCTTTAAAATATTTGTCTGAAAATCTGGAAGATGAACATACTGTTGAAGATGGTAAATTGGTTATCACCATGTATTTTACAGATAAGTACTATCCTTTTATTTCTGATTTGGCTCACTATCGTTTCGATGATTTTAAAGCCCGTGAAGAAATAGAGATGCTTGTATATCTTTCAGGATTTCTTGAGGATATCCTATAA
- the nadA gene encoding quinolinate synthase NadA yields the protein MLNDLQKEIIELKEEKNAIILAHNYQKKKVQEIADFIGDSLELCQKASQIEDKDIVVFCGVDFMAETAHILNPNKKILIPNAEADCPMANMLSADQIREAKKQYPDAAVALYVNSTADAKAESDILVTSGNAKKVINTIDEDTVLFGPDTNLAKYTEQFTDKKIIPIPGDGHCFVHKMFTIEDIEKAREKYPDAQIIVHPECNKEVQDAADYVLSTGGMMKHVKENDGVFVLGTEVDMISRLELEVPDKEYYPLREDAVCGTMKLHTLKLIKECLENEEPEIKLSDELAEKCRKSVERMLEASK from the coding sequence ATGTTAAATGACTTACAAAAAGAGATAATAGAATTAAAAGAAGAGAAAAATGCAATAATACTTGCACACAACTATCAAAAAAAGAAAGTTCAGGAAATTGCAGATTTTATTGGAGACTCCTTAGAGTTGTGTCAAAAAGCAAGCCAGATTGAAGACAAGGATATTGTCGTTTTCTGTGGTGTGGACTTTATGGCAGAAACAGCCCATATATTAAATCCCAATAAAAAGATTTTAATTCCAAATGCCGAGGCAGACTGTCCAATGGCAAATATGTTATCTGCAGATCAGATAAGGGAAGCTAAAAAACAATATCCCGATGCTGCTGTAGCATTATATGTAAACAGTACAGCAGATGCAAAAGCTGAAAGTGATATTCTTGTAACATCCGGAAATGCTAAGAAGGTTATAAACACAATTGATGAGGACACCGTACTATTTGGACCAGATACAAATCTTGCAAAATATACAGAACAGTTTACCGACAAAAAGATCATACCTATTCCAGGAGACGGACACTGTTTTGTCCATAAGATGTTTACAATAGAAGACATTGAAAAGGCAAGAGAAAAATACCCTGATGCACAGATTATTGTTCATCCGGAATGTAATAAAGAGGTTCAAGATGCCGCAGATTATGTATTAAGTACCGGTGGAATGATGAAACACGTTAAAGAAAATGACGGTGTATTTGTACTTGGTACAGAAGTAGACATGATATCAAGACTTGAACTTGAAGTTCCGGATAAGGAATATTATCCTTTACGTGAGGATGCCGTATGTGGAACTATGAAATTACACACACTTAAATTGATTAAAGAGTGTCTTGAAAATGAGGAACCTGAAATTAAGTTAAGTGACGAATTAGCCGAAAAATGTAGAAAATCTGTTGAAAGGATGTTAGAAGCTTCCAAATAA
- a CDS encoding mechanosensitive ion channel family protein encodes MLNIITMITNPQNAYEKVFFVIIIIIFSTVLLRLITYTLKHLKRKTEIDMTLPYLIRDLLQYIIYFVAIILILDIYGINVQGILVSIGIVGIIIGFAAKDIISNFMSGMFLVTDKTIKVGDEIVVENVKGVVTDITFRKLTLLTADNVVVTVPNSLLSSKVYKNNTNEHTVKLTLPILINHSIDTEDFERKVIRECEKFDFVLNKKNNKLVVLDINEFGVNGKLSIEITDKENMEKYRLIIANTARKVLNEMANKDNPKPDKIQ; translated from the coding sequence ATGTTGAATATAATTACAATGATAACAAATCCCCAAAATGCATATGAAAAAGTGTTTTTTGTTATCATAATAATCATATTCTCCACAGTTCTTTTAAGATTAATTACTTATACATTAAAACATCTTAAAAGAAAAACCGAAATCGACATGACTTTACCTTATCTCATAAGGGATTTATTACAGTACATTATTTACTTTGTGGCGATAATACTTATCTTAGATATTTATGGGATTAACGTTCAAGGAATATTAGTAAGTATTGGAATTGTAGGTATTATAATAGGTTTTGCGGCAAAGGATATCATTTCTAACTTTATGAGCGGTATGTTCCTTGTAACGGATAAAACCATTAAGGTTGGAGATGAGATTGTGGTTGAAAATGTTAAAGGTGTTGTAACAGACATTACCTTTAGAAAACTTACGCTTCTAACTGCCGATAATGTGGTGGTAACTGTTCCAAACTCCCTGTTAAGTTCAAAGGTATATAAAAACAATACTAATGAACATACTGTAAAGCTCACATTACCAATTCTAATAAATCATTCCATTGATACTGAGGACTTTGAGAGGAAAGTTATCAGGGAATGTGAGAAGTTTGATTTTGTATTGAATAAAAAAAATAATAAGCTGGTCGTTTTAGATATTAATGAATTTGGGGTTAATGGAAAATTATCAATTGAAATTACCGATAAGGAAAATATGGAAAAATATCGATTGATTATTGCAAACACTGCAAGAAAAGTGTTAAATGAAATGGCCAACAAAGATAATCCGAAACCAGACAAAATACAATAA
- the rnz gene encoding ribonuclease Z, giving the protein MEITFLGTASAIPSKNRNHTSIAVKGFGETFLFDCGEGTQRQLNFTNISPMKIDKIFISHLHGDHILGLPGLIQSMGFRGREKPLYIYGPKGLLKIKNCLFNNGINPVNYEVNIIEVEEGTLIETEEYIIKTIKTKHNQVNYSYSIEEKKKPRFLREKAIELGVEVGPDFGRLHNGETIEVNGKIIKPEQVLGPPRKGKKLTYSGDTRPCKNMVKLAKDSSLLIHEGTFIETDKDKAIENGHSTALEAAKIAKEANVEKLIITHFSNRYTNLKPHLKEAQEVFKNTEIAHDFMTIEI; this is encoded by the coding sequence ATGGAAATAACGTTTTTAGGAACAGCTTCTGCAATTCCTTCAAAAAATAGAAACCATACATCAATAGCTGTTAAAGGATTCGGTGAAACATTCCTATTCGATTGTGGTGAAGGAACTCAAAGACAATTAAACTTTACAAACATCTCACCTATGAAAATAGATAAGATTTTTATAAGCCATCTCCATGGAGATCATATTTTAGGTCTTCCGGGACTTATACAATCCATGGGATTCAGGGGAAGGGAAAAACCATTATATATCTATGGACCTAAGGGACTTCTAAAAATTAAAAATTGTCTGTTTAACAATGGCATTAATCCTGTAAATTATGAGGTTAATATTATTGAGGTTGAGGAAGGAACATTAATCGAAACAGAGGAGTACATAATCAAAACAATAAAAACAAAGCATAACCAAGTGAATTATTCCTATTCCATTGAAGAGAAGAAAAAACCTAGATTTTTAAGGGAAAAGGCCATTGAACTTGGAGTTGAGGTCGGACCTGATTTCGGACGCCTACACAATGGAGAAACCATAGAGGTTAATGGAAAGATCATAAAACCCGAACAAGTTTTAGGTCCGCCACGTAAAGGTAAGAAATTAACTTACTCCGGTGATACAAGACCCTGTAAAAACATGGTTAAGCTAGCCAAAGACAGCTCACTTCTTATTCATGAAGGAACGTTTATTGAAACAGATAAAGATAAAGCTATTGAAAATGGTCATTCAACAGCACTTGAAGCTGCAAAGATTGCAAAAGAGGCAAATGTGGAAAAATTGATTATAACCCACTTTAGTAATCGCTATACGAATTTAAAGCCACATCTAAAAGAGGCCCAGGAAGTTTTTAAAAATACTGAAATAGCCCATGACTTTATGACCATTGAAATTTAA
- the nadC gene encoding carboxylating nicotinate-nucleotide diphosphorylase, with amino-acid sequence MDRFIEDMLKEDKGFGDITSEALIPKDQEIYAIIVSKDVGVAAGMDIVEEMFLEEGIKTVKLVEDGNLIEKGDILFKLKGNARKILLLERTALNITMRMSGVATATNDICRKVHDVNPNLRIAGTRKTSPGFSVFDKEAITIGGGDSHRYGLDDMVLIKDNHIAAVGSVEEALKRALDNVSFSKKIEIEVETIEDAINVAGLGADIIMLDNFYPDKAQECIEKLEELDLRDNVLIEISGGITSDNIMDYAKLNIDIISLGALTHSTRSLDYSLKVVKSLD; translated from the coding sequence ATGGATAGATTTATTGAAGATATGTTAAAAGAGGATAAAGGTTTTGGAGATATTACCTCTGAAGCATTAATACCAAAAGATCAAGAAATTTATGCAATTATTGTATCTAAAGATGTAGGTGTAGCTGCAGGAATGGATATTGTTGAGGAGATGTTTCTTGAGGAAGGAATCAAAACAGTTAAATTAGTTGAAGACGGAAATCTAATTGAAAAGGGAGATATATTATTTAAATTAAAAGGTAATGCCCGTAAAATACTGCTTCTTGAGAGAACAGCATTGAATATTACAATGAGGATGTCTGGTGTTGCAACAGCTACTAATGACATTTGTAGAAAGGTACATGATGTGAATCCTAATCTCCGTATTGCAGGAACACGTAAGACATCTCCGGGTTTTTCGGTATTTGATAAGGAGGCTATAACTATTGGTGGGGGAGATTCCCATCGTTATGGCCTGGACGATATGGTTTTAATTAAGGATAACCATATTGCAGCTGTTGGATCTGTTGAGGAGGCTTTAAAAAGAGCATTAGATAATGTCAGTTTCTCTAAAAAAATAGAGATTGAAGTCGAAACTATTGAGGATGCAATAAATGTTGCTGGTTTGGGTGCGGATATTATAATGCTCGATAACTTCTATCCAGATAAGGCTCAGGAGTGTATCGAAAAATTAGAAGAACTCGATTTAAGGGACAATGTTTTAATTGAAATCTCCGGTGGAATTACATCAGATAATATTATGGATTATGCAAAGCTCAATATAGATATTATATCATTAGGTGCATTAACCCACTCTACACGAAGCTTGGATTATAGTTTAAAGGTTGTAAAATCTTTAGATTAA
- a CDS encoding DMT family transporter, which yields MNPWIYLCIAGIFEMLWAVSLKLSDSFTKIVPTIGFIIALILSMLFLSFSYRSIPMGTAYACWTAIGAVSICIVGMIFFNEPRDLIRIFFLSLVIVGIVGLKLTTPS from the coding sequence ATGAATCCATGGATCTACTTATGTATAGCGGGAATTTTTGAAATGTTGTGGGCTGTTTCATTAAAGCTTTCAGATAGTTTTACTAAGATTGTTCCCACAATCGGATTTATCATTGCATTGATTCTAAGCATGCTGTTTTTATCATTTTCTTACAGGTCTATTCCAATGGGTACAGCATATGCATGTTGGACCGCAATTGGTGCTGTAAGTATATGTATTGTTGGAATGATTTTCTTTAATGAACCTAGGGATCTGATTAGAATATTCTTTTTATCTCTTGTAATAGTTGGAATTGTAGGTTTAAAACTTACTACTCCCTCTTAA
- a CDS encoding ZPR1 zinc finger domain-containing protein, giving the protein MAEMRIDCPVCGVKNGAISKIDTTNIPYFGEVVESSIQCEHCGFKHSDVMSVEKNDPAKHILKISKDNLDSRVVRSQTSTVSIPEAGIKVEPGPKSQGYVSNVEGVITRFISATQRAKALYDDEESIKNIETTRNFLDNILEGEVEGTLIIQDPYGQSKIADLKAETVPLTEEELENLTTGFTILDKDDIDKED; this is encoded by the coding sequence ATGGCTGAAATGAGAATTGATTGTCCAGTTTGTGGTGTGAAAAATGGAGCCATATCCAAGATTGATACTACAAACATCCCCTACTTTGGAGAAGTTGTAGAAAGCTCAATTCAATGCGAACACTGTGGATTTAAACATAGCGATGTAATGTCTGTTGAGAAAAATGATCCTGCAAAACACATACTAAAGATAAGTAAAGACAACCTGGATTCCAGGGTAGTAAGATCACAAACTTCCACTGTTTCAATACCTGAGGCAGGAATAAAAGTAGAACCCGGCCCAAAATCACAAGGATATGTATCCAATGTTGAAGGAGTTATTACACGATTTATAAGTGCAACACAAAGAGCAAAAGCACTTTACGATGATGAGGAATCAATTAAAAATATTGAAACAACCAGAAATTTCTTAGACAATATTTTAGAAGGTGAGGTTGAGGGTACTTTGATTATACAAGACCCATATGGTCAAAGTAAAATAGCTGATCTTAAAGCCGAAACAGTTCCCTTAACTGAAGAGGAGCTTGAAAACCTTACAACAGGTTTTACAATATTAGATAAAGATGACATAGATAAGGAGGATTAA
- a CDS encoding DUF1611 domain-containing protein, with protein MFSIASVKEIQNLNPFIVVGCGGGGEKFSNLEGVETVGFIDDDVNKQGTEFMGFTVADSLDAALKQDNSAKSIAIMLPIGAEGSALKYAVQAIDAGLNVICSFRSLSVQDNISLVKFANSKGVVIKEINSRLDVVKKIMGVAPERATEVLPKISYAPKAKVVLVGGTSQECGKRTTTRLLGQEARNRGMKVGIISTDEMGLEPPTDFNFRAGSLSVMDVPAAVLGAIKYIDERDNPEIIFVESQSSLTEDGNPHPRGLSASILVGAHPDAVIVGHRPNHPYREPRGIENEIRAIEAVEPTKVVGLSINLRNADDLKLEDFEEKYNLPAVDMRNGGAPKLLDAILDYFEE; from the coding sequence TTGTTTTCTATAGCTTCAGTTAAAGAAATTCAAAACTTAAATCCATTTATAGTTGTTGGATGTGGAGGGGGAGGTGAAAAATTCTCCAATCTTGAAGGTGTTGAAACAGTAGGATTTATTGATGATGATGTAAATAAACAAGGTACAGAATTTATGGGCTTTACAGTGGCAGATTCTTTAGATGCTGCATTGAAACAAGATAATTCAGCTAAAAGTATAGCTATCATGTTACCTATTGGTGCTGAAGGTTCTGCACTTAAATATGCAGTACAGGCTATTGATGCAGGCTTGAATGTTATCTGTTCATTTAGATCATTATCTGTTCAAGATAATATTTCATTAGTTAAATTTGCAAATTCTAAAGGGGTAGTAATTAAGGAAATTAATTCCAGATTGGATGTTGTTAAAAAAATAATGGGGGTAGCTCCTGAGAGAGCTACTGAAGTTTTACCTAAAATCTCTTATGCTCCTAAGGCTAAAGTCGTACTGGTTGGAGGAACTTCCCAGGAATGTGGTAAAAGAACCACTACCAGACTTTTAGGTCAGGAAGCTAGAAATAGGGGTATGAAGGTAGGAATTATTTCAACAGATGAAATGGGATTAGAACCACCTACAGATTTTAATTTTAGAGCAGGTAGTCTATCTGTTATGGATGTTCCTGCTGCTGTATTAGGTGCAATTAAATATATTGATGAGAGGGATAATCCTGAGATTATTTTTGTGGAAAGTCAATCTAGTTTAACTGAAGACGGAAACCCACACCCAAGAGGTCTATCTGCTTCAATCTTGGTTGGTGCTCATCCGGATGCAGTCATTGTCGGTCACAGACCAAACCATCCATACCGTGAGCCTAGAGGCATTGAAAATGAAATAAGAGCTATTGAAGCTGTTGAACCTACAAAAGTTGTTGGTCTTTCAATCAACCTTAGAAATGCAGACGATTTAAAACTGGAAGATTTTGAAGAGAAGTATAATTTACCTGCTGTAGATATGCGTAATGGTGGCGCTCCTAAATTATTAGATGCAATTTTAGATTATTTTGAGGAATAG
- a CDS encoding cell division protein SepF: MSFVDDLKRSLGFEGSQNQQNNVRTNPNDLSYGARSSPQYNSGSNGVNQFYNYTNYNSYDDDFSITPEQSLYEIILIKPEDTDDMDYVFDQVCEENNPVIIDLSRLIKNNRGDFRIAGEMLKSLRKDYNAQAILLNKSSDKTLILITPEKVNVVKK, translated from the coding sequence ATGAGTTTTGTAGATGATTTGAAAAGGAGTTTGGGATTTGAAGGTTCTCAAAATCAGCAAAACAATGTAAGAACCAATCCTAATGATCTTTCTTATGGTGCTAGATCCTCACCACAATATAATTCCGGTAGCAATGGGGTTAATCAATTCTATAATTATACTAACTATAATTCATATGATGATGACTTCTCAATTACACCGGAACAAAGTTTATATGAAATTATTTTAATTAAACCTGAGGATACCGATGATATGGATTATGTTTTCGATCAGGTATGTGAAGAAAATAATCCTGTAATTATTGATCTGTCCAGATTAATTAAAAATAATCGTGGAGACTTTAGAATAGCTGGTGAAATGCTTAAATCACTTAGAAAAGATTATAATGCTCAAGCTATTTTACTTAATAAAAGTTCAGATAAAACTTTAATCCTTATAACTCCGGAAAAAGTTAATGTTGTTAAAAAATAG